The Leptospira johnsonii genome window below encodes:
- a CDS encoding alpha/beta hydrolase, with product MDQTLARKVNPKPRRKGSAYAVGAEDIYIFPLSESTNLFLQKVWTAFVNKMVSMTLPNGKPIFQYSIFESIQDKNLKIVASATHFRMKQVTDRIGLQSIDDFIRTTIPISIQDPGNLSAKYLREAILSVEKKARPEVYFHSLDDDRVHPNLKQLLTKTMNYAAGIPLFVKGFPIGMLWGIRRDNMSPEQEEEVRQQLYSLYDVVDFVISKEMGVKGDPYYARKNIEKSDLHSRAKHLFYTRGFGQDEPVTTIVFDSHTYQRSYRLDASFLIPSGDGYSVSLKRFEPKDKNDTGKNLLLIPGFFCRRSVMDKVARELSLRHGYRVFSMDMRGRSRRTLPLFGIREGWTVDDFIQEDFPAVLHWIKENFPNEQLVVVGHSMGGMIPRFYCSAYEEIVKRKPNSPVPLTRPDELISGIVSITSPNFVRLQAQIPGLDILKMGLKLVPSKTISDFLFDLTSFSLQTTLPTVDLNKFFKFLLGLHSSLRAVSFDLHAKVVNLRDFVGYKQISPPEWYFLIEDIFCEESTKVVLQFLRSQLSQDRSFLSYDGTLDYTALQKNLQIPLFSVLGSVDKVVPSETIENDLAALPHKKNKILSYEQGHLGIVFHMPVVKEMCSEIDSWIKGLDST from the coding sequence ATGGACCAGACCCTAGCCCGAAAGGTCAACCCCAAGCCCCGCAGGAAAGGGAGCGCTTATGCGGTAGGAGCGGAAGATATCTATATCTTTCCACTTTCCGAAAGTACGAACTTATTTCTCCAAAAAGTTTGGACTGCATTCGTAAACAAGATGGTCTCCATGACCCTTCCGAATGGAAAACCAATATTCCAATATTCAATTTTCGAATCGATCCAAGATAAAAACCTAAAGATAGTAGCATCTGCCACTCATTTTAGAATGAAACAGGTGACCGATAGGATCGGTCTCCAAAGTATAGATGACTTTATCCGAACTACAATTCCGATCTCTATCCAAGATCCCGGAAATCTCTCTGCCAAATATTTGAGAGAAGCAATCCTCTCTGTGGAAAAAAAGGCAAGGCCGGAAGTTTATTTCCATAGTTTGGATGATGATAGGGTCCATCCCAACTTAAAGCAGCTTCTTACCAAAACAATGAACTATGCCGCGGGCATTCCATTGTTTGTGAAAGGTTTTCCGATCGGTATGTTATGGGGGATCCGCAGGGATAATATGAGTCCCGAACAGGAAGAAGAAGTCAGACAACAATTGTACAGTCTTTACGACGTAGTCGACTTTGTGATCTCCAAAGAGATGGGTGTAAAAGGAGATCCTTATTATGCGCGTAAGAATATTGAAAAGTCGGATCTCCATTCCAGAGCAAAACATCTATTCTATACCAGAGGTTTCGGCCAAGACGAACCTGTTACTACCATTGTTTTCGATTCTCATACCTACCAAAGATCTTATAGACTGGATGCGAGTTTTCTCATTCCTTCCGGAGACGGGTACTCTGTTAGTTTAAAACGTTTCGAACCAAAGGATAAGAACGATACAGGTAAGAACCTTCTTCTTATTCCGGGTTTCTTTTGCAGAAGGTCCGTAATGGACAAGGTGGCCAGAGAGTTATCACTCCGCCATGGGTATAGAGTTTTCTCCATGGATATGAGGGGAAGATCCAGAAGGACCCTGCCTCTTTTTGGGATCAGAGAAGGCTGGACAGTGGATGATTTCATCCAAGAGGACTTTCCTGCTGTTCTGCACTGGATCAAAGAGAATTTTCCGAACGAACAATTGGTAGTGGTCGGTCATAGTATGGGGGGAATGATCCCTCGTTTCTACTGTTCCGCATACGAAGAGATCGTAAAACGAAAACCAAACTCCCCTGTTCCGCTTACTCGTCCTGATGAATTGATCTCCGGAATTGTTTCCATCACCTCTCCGAATTTCGTGAGACTTCAGGCTCAAATTCCGGGTCTGGACATTCTAAAAATGGGACTAAAACTGGTTCCTTCTAAAACGATCTCAGATTTTCTTTTCGATCTGACTTCTTTTTCCCTACAAACAACTCTCCCCACGGTGGATCTGAATAAGTTTTTTAAATTTCTTCTTGGACTACATTCCTCTTTGAGAGCAGTCTCTTTCGATCTGCATGCAAAAGTTGTAAACCTAAGAGACTTCGTGGGTTATAAACAGATTTCTCCTCCCGAATGGTATTTTCTGATCGAAGATATTTTTTGCGAAGAATCCACAAAAGTAGTTCTCCAGTTCCTAAGATCTCAATTGAGTCAGGACAGATCCTTTCTTTCCTACGACGGAACTTTGGATTATACCGCGCTCCAAAAAAATCTGCAGATCCCACTTTTTTCCGTTCTGGGTTCCGTGGACAAAGTAGTTCCGAGCGAGACAATCGAGAACGATCTTGCTGCACTTCCTCACAAAAAAAATAAGATTCTTTCGTACGAACAGGGTCACTTAGGTATCGTTTTCCACATGCCGGTTGTTAAAGAAATGTGTTCCGAAATTGACTCCTGGATAAAAGGATTGGACTCGACTTGA
- a CDS encoding bifunctional nuclease domain-containing protein, whose translation MDLLEATIYNISLTNVGFAVFLKAKDDSDQRVVPIFIGPLETHSITSVLEGTKPPRPMTHDLMTILLTTLGVQIVKIAIEEIIDNTFYAKITLRKDEELIVLDARPSDSIALALRANAPIYLAKKVIEEAGIVMKDDEIPGETIGKEKISQLPKSQLEILQDSLDNALKAEDYETAAKIRDQIRKLLENPS comes from the coding sequence ATGGATCTTTTGGAAGCGACCATATATAATATCTCTCTCACGAACGTGGGCTTTGCCGTATTTTTAAAGGCAAAGGACGATTCGGATCAGAGGGTTGTTCCGATTTTTATCGGCCCTTTAGAAACACATTCCATTACTTCGGTTTTAGAAGGTACAAAACCTCCAAGACCGATGACCCATGATCTGATGACAATTTTACTCACTACTCTGGGAGTGCAGATCGTGAAGATCGCAATCGAAGAGATCATAGACAATACTTTTTATGCAAAGATCACTCTACGTAAAGACGAGGAATTGATTGTGCTCGACGCTAGGCCGAGTGATTCGATCGCACTCGCTCTTCGCGCTAATGCTCCGATTTATCTGGCAAAAAAAGTCATCGAAGAAGCAGGGATCGTGATGAAGGACGACGAGATCCCTGGAGAGACCATCGGAAAAGAAAAAATTTCCCAATTGCCTAAGTCCCAGTTGGAGATCCTACAGGACTCTCTGGACAATGCCCTAAAAGCGGAAGATTACGAGACTGCCGCTAAGATCAGGGATCAGATCCGTAAACTTCTGGAAAATCCCTCCTAA
- a CDS encoding phasin-related domain-containing protein: MEKSLMDILNAGIALFQSGEDKLKQSLSDLDHAYQDLKSKGAQNQSEQANRLRDLIQKTVGDAQDKLLNANESSKAVISQLKENFEKISTQIDEALPEEFKAKAKSALEELKKLTKK, encoded by the coding sequence ATGGAAAAATCTTTAATGGACATCCTAAACGCCGGAATCGCTTTATTTCAATCCGGAGAAGATAAACTAAAACAGAGCCTTTCTGATCTCGACCATGCCTACCAGGATCTCAAGAGCAAGGGAGCTCAGAACCAATCGGAACAAGCAAACAGGCTCAGGGACCTGATCCAGAAAACTGTGGGCGACGCTCAGGATAAGTTACTGAATGCAAACGAAAGTTCTAAAGCTGTGATCAGTCAGCTCAAAGAGAATTTCGAAAAAATTTCGACACAAATTGACGAGGCTCTCCCGGAAGAATTTAAAGCTAAGGCTAAGTCTGCATTAGAAGAGCTAAAAAAACTCACTAAAAAGTAA
- a CDS encoding MFS transporter yields MRKQSFILILTVFIDMMGFSLIFPIFPETLNHFLAQAGDPVLDLLAGWTSRILDGRTSDWKLFVALFGGIVASLYSILQFLFSPIWGKLSDSTGRRPVLVFTCTGSFLGYLVWLFSGSFSLFVLSRIVTGLMGGNVSVATAAMADSTSEQDRTKGMGMIGAGIGLGFIAGPSIGGILAHTDPSYLLPFLPLEKMTIFPSVALMATAASFVNLLLILFRFRETLPHNLRKKSEGRIHPALGVFDLGSREIMYLGFLNLYFLLFFSGFEFSLNFYLDQFLGYKPVSIGYTFVYIGLIIVFVQGGIIRRISGKVAEKKVGLLAAVFLILGFSFLYFSSTSVIASEQSTFLLFVALTFLAMGSAFLNPTVSSIVSLFSSPSEQGKNLGILRSLGSFGRGISPILFSVVYSQKGPQISFLVSGILSFIFLGLFMFVKQPPSKN; encoded by the coding sequence ATGAGGAAACAATCCTTCATATTAATACTTACAGTCTTCATTGACATGATGGGATTTTCCCTCATCTTCCCTATCTTTCCGGAAACATTAAATCATTTCTTGGCCCAGGCAGGAGATCCTGTCTTAGATCTTTTGGCAGGTTGGACTTCCCGCATTTTGGACGGAAGGACAAGCGACTGGAAACTTTTTGTGGCTCTCTTTGGTGGGATCGTAGCAAGTTTATATTCTATCCTTCAATTTTTGTTCTCACCTATTTGGGGAAAACTTTCAGATAGTACCGGGAGACGACCGGTTCTAGTTTTTACCTGCACAGGAAGTTTTCTAGGATACCTTGTTTGGCTTTTCTCCGGAAGTTTTTCCTTATTCGTTCTTTCTAGAATAGTCACTGGTCTTATGGGTGGGAATGTTTCTGTGGCAACTGCTGCGATGGCGGACTCCACTTCAGAACAGGACAGAACAAAAGGAATGGGAATGATAGGCGCCGGGATCGGTCTTGGATTTATCGCCGGTCCTTCCATCGGTGGGATTTTAGCTCATACTGATCCTTCTTATCTTCTTCCTTTTCTACCATTGGAGAAGATGACAATCTTCCCTTCCGTCGCCTTGATGGCAACCGCTGCATCTTTTGTAAATTTACTCTTAATACTTTTCAGATTCAGAGAAACTCTTCCTCATAATTTACGTAAAAAATCGGAAGGCAGAATTCACCCTGCATTGGGAGTTTTTGATCTTGGTTCCAGAGAGATCATGTATTTGGGATTCCTAAATTTATATTTTCTTCTCTTCTTCTCCGGATTCGAATTCTCTCTGAATTTTTATTTGGATCAATTCTTAGGATATAAACCGGTAAGTATAGGTTACACTTTCGTATATATAGGACTGATCATAGTTTTTGTACAAGGTGGAATTATCCGCAGGATCAGCGGAAAAGTCGCGGAAAAAAAAGTAGGACTTCTCGCCGCTGTATTCTTGATATTAGGATTTTCTTTCTTATATTTTTCAAGCACGTCTGTAATAGCTTCCGAACAATCCACATTCTTACTTTTCGTGGCATTGACCTTCTTGGCTATGGGCAGCGCATTCTTAAATCCAACTGTCTCTTCTATCGTTTCCTTATTCTCTTCTCCAAGTGAACAGGGAAAAAATTTGGGGATCTTAAGAAGTTTAGGATCTTTCGGAAGAGGGATCTCGCCTATCTTATTCAGCGTAGTGTATTCCCAAAAAGGACCTCAGATTTCTTTCTTGGTATCTGGGATCTTAAGTTTTATTTTCTTAGGCCTGTTCATGTTTGTAAAACAGCCGCCTTCTAAGAATTAA
- a CDS encoding Lsa36 family surface (lipo)protein, whose translation MDRMAPLESRIGRYIRYAAFLILASSLYFIPVSSAEAQVSCIPPASGNNVCSLIPASTAAQFNGLEETIRKEYLNELTKSMADASVLANINASMMGPGTINRFQVGAGLGVAGVQKDDINIQYSDISIPKFPNVGASINPAVMAGVNLGWLLGQGPADQADPDEKNKNSGRSFLHRINIYAHGFQGNIANGDIKSLSDSTSKDLSMSGNVNSFGMTVRFQIARERYTKLDFFGFTGISLGIGFHRKWEEINMNYHPSGTDAVKVEFGPATGRWDADVNFAYQSKVQSVPVDIRTGVRLFYILTLFAGAGISNNTGYTKLNLGVSGPLYLALDPNASGLPPEIIQQMNGNASGTLSLRTSGSADVRTQMNYFVGGFELNILMFKVLAEAMATDDKIYSANLGIKFAL comes from the coding sequence ATGGATCGAATGGCTCCTTTAGAGAGTAGAATTGGGCGGTATATTCGATATGCCGCCTTCCTTATCTTAGCTTCTTCCTTATATTTCATCCCGGTTTCCTCCGCAGAAGCACAGGTTTCCTGTATTCCTCCTGCTTCCGGAAACAATGTTTGTAGTCTAATCCCAGCCTCGACAGCGGCTCAGTTCAATGGTTTGGAAGAAACCATTCGTAAAGAATATCTAAACGAACTGACCAAGTCCATGGCGGACGCATCCGTTCTCGCCAATATCAATGCTTCTATGATGGGACCAGGGACCATCAACCGTTTCCAAGTGGGAGCGGGCCTTGGAGTTGCCGGAGTCCAAAAGGACGATATCAATATCCAATACAGCGATATTTCTATTCCTAAGTTCCCGAATGTAGGAGCTTCGATCAACCCAGCGGTAATGGCGGGTGTAAACCTAGGATGGTTACTCGGACAGGGACCTGCGGATCAAGCGGATCCGGACGAAAAGAATAAAAACTCCGGTAGATCCTTTCTACATAGGATCAATATTTATGCCCATGGTTTCCAAGGTAATATCGCTAACGGTGATATAAAATCTTTGAGTGATTCCACTTCCAAGGATCTGTCCATGTCAGGGAATGTAAACAGTTTCGGAATGACTGTCCGATTCCAGATCGCAAGAGAAAGGTATACTAAACTGGACTTCTTCGGATTTACAGGTATTAGTTTGGGGATCGGTTTCCATAGAAAATGGGAAGAGATCAATATGAATTATCATCCAAGTGGAACAGATGCTGTCAAAGTAGAGTTCGGTCCTGCAACAGGTAGATGGGATGCGGATGTTAACTTCGCTTATCAATCGAAGGTGCAATCCGTTCCTGTAGATATTAGAACGGGGGTTCGACTCTTCTATATCTTAACCTTGTTTGCGGGAGCTGGTATTTCGAATAATACTGGATATACCAAATTGAATTTAGGAGTAAGCGGCCCTCTATATTTGGCTTTAGATCCTAACGCTTCCGGTCTTCCTCCTGAGATCATCCAACAGATGAACGGTAATGCAAGCGGTACACTATCCTTAAGGACTAGCGGCTCTGCCGACGTTAGAACCCAGATGAACTATTTCGTAGGTGGTTTTGAATTGAACATATTGATGTTCAAGGTTTTGGCAGAGGCAATGGCTACCGACGATAAGATCTATTCAGCGAACCTTGGTATCAAGTTCGCTTTATAA
- a CDS encoding acyl-CoA dehydrogenase family protein, translating into MERVLQFTEEHEAFRDMARKFFETEVAPHHHEWEKVGMVPKELWKKAGASGLLCPDVPEEYGGSGADFLYNVVVIEESSRSGNSGFFVSLHNDVIAPYISAYGNEEQKKRWLPGCCSGDSILAVAMTEPGAGSDLKSLRTSAVDKGDHYVVNGQKTFISNGQLANLVITAVKHENGTISLVMIEEGMKGFERGRNLEKIGLKAQDTSELYFNDVVVPKENVIGKDGQGFRYLMMKLAQERLVLAIAAVEATALVQRMTLKYIKERMAFGKKIGSFQHIKFQMAEMATELEMCRTFVDKVVSEHIAGKKLTVEASMAKYYSTEMQKRHTDLCLQFFGGYGYMMEYPIARAYLDARIQTIYAGTTEIMKEIIGGSLGL; encoded by the coding sequence ATGGAAAGAGTCCTACAATTTACCGAAGAGCATGAAGCTTTTCGCGATATGGCACGCAAGTTTTTCGAAACTGAAGTAGCTCCTCATCATCATGAATGGGAAAAAGTCGGAATGGTTCCGAAAGAACTTTGGAAAAAAGCGGGAGCAAGTGGACTGCTTTGCCCGGACGTTCCGGAAGAATACGGTGGATCGGGTGCGGACTTTCTATATAACGTTGTTGTAATAGAGGAATCTTCCAGATCCGGAAACAGCGGGTTTTTCGTATCCCTTCATAACGATGTAATCGCACCTTATATCAGCGCTTACGGGAACGAAGAACAAAAGAAGAGATGGTTGCCTGGTTGTTGCAGCGGGGACAGCATTTTAGCAGTCGCTATGACAGAGCCTGGAGCAGGTTCTGATCTAAAAAGTCTCAGGACTTCTGCCGTGGATAAAGGAGACCATTATGTGGTCAACGGTCAAAAAACATTTATTTCCAACGGACAGCTTGCAAATTTAGTAATTACCGCCGTGAAACATGAAAACGGCACGATTTCGCTTGTTATGATAGAAGAGGGGATGAAAGGTTTCGAAAGAGGCCGTAATCTCGAGAAGATCGGACTAAAAGCCCAGGATACCTCGGAATTATACTTCAACGACGTAGTAGTTCCCAAAGAGAACGTAATCGGAAAAGACGGACAAGGTTTCCGTTATTTGATGATGAAACTCGCTCAAGAGCGTCTCGTACTAGCGATCGCAGCGGTAGAAGCCACTGCACTAGTGCAAAGAATGACTCTAAAATATATTAAAGAGAGGATGGCTTTCGGGAAAAAGATCGGAAGTTTTCAACACATCAAATTTCAAATGGCGGAGATGGCTACGGAACTGGAAATGTGCCGTACCTTCGTCGACAAAGTGGTTTCGGAGCATATCGCAGGAAAAAAATTAACCGTAGAGGCTTCTATGGCTAAGTATTATTCCACAGAGATGCAAAAACGTCATACTGACCTCTGCCTCCAGTTTTTCGGAGGATACGGCTATATGATGGAATACCCGATCGCAAGAGCGTATTTGGATGCAAGGATCCAGACGATTTATGCGGGAACCACCGAAATCATGAAAGAAATTATTGGTGGAAGTTTAGGACTCTGA
- a CDS encoding cAMP/cGMP-dependent 3',5'-cyclic-AMP/GMP phosphodiesterase: MLKEQTRGYIELPRGGYLVETSEGFFQIGSPPETIKDTMAEKKTPLVFILPNKFFHVEKGISTAELEFPIYFNFFLRQKKTTIICTAEQKDQLITVLKESLMGPEEINLESEYLDGAESFGFPDMKAEMAYFRGYKGLDDVVEFQVFDRDNMVNLGKVLVRKLPSGDFRITDGTKETEIPGEVGFNIKYEIGHRLKEPFQAPLLGITCLGPSHGFDPEDNTSGFIIWLNHQGIMVDPPVNSTEWLRMSNVNPKLINHVILTHCHADHDAGTFQKIMEETKITIHATATVMESFIRKYSALTKIPRRELLELFHFQPIIIGRPLMINGGEFNFHYALHSIPSVGFEFFFQDQSFVYTSDHLNEPDVHDKMYEKGVLPESRWKFLKEFPWDRRIIYHEAGIPPLHTRVSYLASLPPEIQEKITVYHIARTDMPPGTKLKLARFGIENTVYPEITPPKHMEAYNLLDILSQIDIFSGFPIEKAKEFLLIVRDEKYKRGDQIIKKGTPGDKFYIIASGNVKFEGLLGDSDIAPIKRYGQYEYFGEASLVLDLPRAADVFAETDVVALTIEKNKFLQFIRNTDLRQNLIRLNSIRDSNSWKTLLDSRHFKGLTSHQVTQLEMIMRLSKVNKGSVLIAEKAFYHEAYIIRHGKVSVYQHGKKLAELTDGDFVGEIYAMSKKLVSNYTFQAESETELFSISQNELIQYIKRNPGVYMRMNTVY; the protein is encoded by the coding sequence ATGCTAAAAGAACAAACCAGGGGATATATAGAACTTCCTAGAGGGGGGTATCTAGTTGAAACAAGCGAGGGCTTCTTTCAGATCGGCTCTCCTCCCGAAACCATCAAAGACACGATGGCCGAAAAAAAGACTCCCCTGGTATTTATACTTCCTAATAAATTTTTCCACGTAGAAAAGGGGATCAGCACGGCAGAGCTTGAATTCCCCATTTACTTTAACTTCTTCTTAAGACAAAAAAAGACCACTATCATCTGTACCGCTGAACAAAAAGATCAGCTTATCACCGTGCTTAAAGAATCCTTAATGGGTCCGGAAGAGATCAATTTGGAATCTGAATACTTAGACGGTGCGGAATCTTTCGGCTTTCCCGATATGAAAGCGGAGATGGCTTATTTCAGAGGATACAAAGGACTAGACGATGTAGTCGAATTCCAAGTATTCGATAGAGATAATATGGTCAACCTGGGAAAAGTTTTGGTACGTAAACTTCCGTCCGGTGATTTTAGAATTACTGATGGAACGAAAGAGACCGAGATCCCTGGAGAAGTTGGATTTAATATAAAATACGAGATCGGTCATAGACTAAAGGAACCTTTCCAAGCTCCTTTACTCGGGATCACTTGTCTTGGACCTTCTCACGGATTCGATCCTGAGGATAATACTTCCGGCTTTATCATCTGGTTAAACCACCAAGGTATCATGGTGGATCCGCCTGTGAATTCGACAGAGTGGCTTCGCATGTCCAATGTGAATCCGAAACTAATTAACCACGTTATTCTCACTCATTGCCATGCGGATCATGACGCAGGAACCTTCCAAAAAATTATGGAAGAGACCAAGATCACTATTCATGCCACCGCAACAGTAATGGAAAGTTTTATCCGAAAATATTCTGCTCTCACTAAGATCCCACGCAGGGAATTGCTGGAACTTTTTCATTTCCAACCAATCATCATCGGAAGACCTTTGATGATCAATGGGGGAGAATTCAATTTTCATTATGCATTACATTCGATCCCTTCTGTAGGATTTGAGTTCTTCTTCCAAGACCAATCCTTTGTGTATACATCTGATCATTTGAATGAACCTGATGTACACGATAAGATGTACGAGAAGGGAGTTCTTCCTGAATCTCGTTGGAAATTTTTAAAAGAATTTCCTTGGGACAGAAGGATCATCTATCATGAGGCGGGTATTCCTCCTCTTCACACAAGAGTAAGTTATCTAGCAAGTCTTCCTCCTGAGATCCAGGAAAAGATCACCGTATATCATATCGCAAGAACGGATATGCCTCCTGGGACCAAATTGAAATTGGCCCGTTTCGGAATAGAGAACACTGTTTATCCTGAGATCACTCCTCCAAAACATATGGAGGCTTATAACCTTCTCGATATCCTAAGCCAAATAGATATATTTAGCGGATTCCCGATCGAAAAAGCGAAGGAATTCCTACTGATCGTCCGCGATGAAAAATACAAACGTGGAGACCAGATTATCAAGAAGGGAACTCCAGGTGATAAATTCTATATCATCGCTTCCGGGAACGTAAAATTCGAAGGACTCCTCGGGGATTCCGATATAGCACCCATTAAACGATACGGTCAGTACGAATATTTCGGAGAAGCTTCTCTAGTTTTGGATCTTCCTAGAGCCGCGGACGTTTTTGCGGAAACAGATGTAGTAGCTCTTACAATAGAGAAGAATAAATTCTTACAGTTTATTAGAAATACAGACCTAAGACAAAACTTAATACGACTGAACAGCATTCGTGATAGTAACTCATGGAAAACGCTGTTAGATTCGCGCCATTTTAAAGGACTTACAAGCCATCAAGTCACTCAATTAGAGATGATCATGAGACTTTCCAAGGTGAACAAAGGTTCAGTGCTTATCGCGGAAAAAGCGTTTTACCACGAGGCATATATCATTCGTCATGGAAAAGTAAGCGTATATCAACACGGCAAAAAATTAGCCGAGTTGACCGACGGGGATTTCGTGGGAGAGATCTACGCGATGTCTAAAAAACTGGTGTCCAATTACACGTTCCAAGCAGAATCAGAAACGGAATTGTTCTCTATTTCTCAGAACGAACTCATCCAGTACATTAAACGGAACCCCGGCGTTTACATGAGAATGAATACCGTCTACTGA
- the trxA gene encoding thioredoxin, with protein sequence MALTEINDSTFSSEINGGMVLVDCWAEWCGPCRMVSPVLEELSSEMNDILKIKKLNVDDNQDTAQKLNIQSLPTLLLFKDGQLVDKIIGALPKAQIKSFIERHK encoded by the coding sequence ATGGCATTGACCGAAATAAACGATTCAACTTTCAGCTCGGAGATTAACGGGGGCATGGTTCTAGTGGATTGCTGGGCCGAATGGTGCGGTCCCTGCAGAATGGTCTCCCCGGTTCTGGAAGAGCTTTCGTCAGAGATGAACGATATTCTAAAAATTAAAAAATTAAACGTAGACGACAACCAGGACACGGCACAAAAATTAAATATCCAATCTTTGCCGACCCTTCTACTTTTCAAAGACGGACAATTGGTGGATAAGATCATAGGAGCTCTTCCTAAGGCGCAAATCAAAAGTTTCATCGAAAGACATAAATAA
- a CDS encoding Sec-independent protein translocase subunit TatA/TatB, translated as MYAPLAFLNLGPWEIFFILGLALLLFGGKRLPSLAKDLGDGIRQFRKSLSGDSESESAKIQEPETKPTAPSSSPKKSKKSA; from the coding sequence ATGTACGCACCACTCGCATTTTTAAATTTAGGCCCTTGGGAAATCTTTTTCATACTAGGTTTAGCTCTCCTACTTTTCGGGGGCAAGCGACTTCCCTCTTTAGCAAAGGATTTAGGGGACGGAATCCGCCAATTTCGCAAATCTCTTTCCGGAGATTCCGAATCTGAATCTGCTAAAATCCAGGAACCTGAAACGAAACCGACGGCTCCAAGTTCTTCCCCTAAAAAATCCAAAAAATCCGCTTAA
- the tatC gene encoding twin-arginine translocase subunit TatC: MPSKKKRLSTSEMKSPSISASEESLPHDREKFMTLGEHLEELRSVLIRSILVFTVFFVVALYFGEELHKIVIKPYKNILGESATFYQIKLMAPFMVYLRTGFMVSILITFPFALAFLWGFVSPALEPRAARLGKALIAFSTVLFWLGVWLCWAQAFESFLKIFLVTVRPLDIETKLPIDEYYDVFFNMHLIFGLSFQLPVIMVLLAAVGILKLSFLLKHWREAFIGIAFAAAVLSPGPDVISMLMLFVPLLVLFAISLVLIAIIERK, encoded by the coding sequence ATGCCTTCTAAAAAAAAGCGCCTTTCAACTAGCGAAATGAAGTCACCTTCCATCTCTGCCTCAGAGGAAAGTCTTCCTCATGACAGAGAAAAGTTTATGACCCTGGGTGAACATTTAGAGGAATTACGTTCCGTTCTAATACGTTCCATTCTGGTATTTACAGTTTTCTTCGTAGTAGCTTTGTATTTCGGAGAAGAGCTCCATAAGATAGTCATTAAACCGTACAAGAACATTTTGGGAGAATCCGCGACATTCTACCAAATCAAACTCATGGCTCCTTTCATGGTTTATCTACGAACAGGATTTATGGTTTCTATCTTGATCACCTTTCCTTTCGCGTTAGCTTTTTTATGGGGATTTGTTTCTCCCGCATTGGAACCAAGAGCAGCAAGACTCGGAAAAGCACTAATCGCATTCTCCACCGTTCTATTTTGGCTGGGAGTTTGGTTATGCTGGGCCCAAGCATTTGAAAGTTTTTTAAAGATATTCTTAGTCACTGTTAGGCCTCTGGATATAGAAACCAAACTCCCTATAGACGAATACTATGACGTATTCTTCAATATGCATCTGATCTTCGGATTGTCTTTCCAACTTCCGGTGATCATGGTATTACTCGCTGCAGTCGGAATATTAAAACTTTCTTTTTTACTCAAACATTGGAGAGAAGCATTCATAGGGATCGCATTTGCGGCAGCGGTATTATCCCCCGGACCTGACGTGATCTCTATGTTGATGTTATTCGTTCCATTGTTGGTCTTGTTCGCAATCTCTTTGGTATTGATCGCAATCATAGAGAGGAAATGA